One genomic region from Quercus robur chromosome 4, dhQueRobu3.1, whole genome shotgun sequence encodes:
- the LOC126723914 gene encoding putative disease resistance protein RGA3, with the protein MELMQKKRRKFNPEVLMGQVHDMDPLRELVNKIYQKKFLLVLDDIWNENYKNWNDFKSLLIGGAKGSKILITTRVQLVAKITRPVSIYDLKGLSKDHSWFLFEKIAFRNRQETNNAKLVEIGTEIVDKCQGVPLAIESIGNALYFEKKDGWLKMKDKVQENVIEQGGGNTLSILKLSYDHLPSYIKGCFAFCSLFPKSYEIDRMTLIQLWMAHGLIQLPNNIEQLEDVADECFKNLLCRSFFYREYYLPQDTYRMHDLYHHLALSIAGADCRLDYLDEKTHHVSFSSVSSFTKSLSLVKASSQVRTILFTNMYKLGASTLSTLIESFPRLRALDLHRLEIKIIPNSIEKLIHLRYLDLSFNPIKTLPDSITTLLNLHTLKLQKCSNLEQLPRDITKLVSLRHLDDRGCFKLRLPQGLRKLTGLQSLPLFIVRNNGGLGELNGLNNLRGTLEIQILEQLEDANSDCEVKHLREKQHLEKLELTWAHQERHDEMLLDSLQPHPNLKILEVRGYTGVTFSSWLSSIKNLVKITLRRCDSCNHLPPLSKLPFLESLWLDGMKDLECISYRDISEEVSTLSFFPSLKSLWIWECPNLKGWWRSASMTDHQQHQHNRSLPSFPCLSSFWIDNCPNMTSIPLFPYLEEGLNLINVSSKLFQEIILPSSSSSSSSHLSKLKYMRIGNLPDGLVSNLISLERLYISNCKELNLGSDVDGMEWRHLNRLSHLHIFGLLKLNSLAVGLQHVTTLETLYIENCENLKTLPRWIGNLISLKRFTIYNCLNLKSLPDEMRDLSSLQILMIFKCPELQRRCEKETGQDWDKIAHVTYVILRTMPRYS; encoded by the exons ATGGAACTAATGCAAAAGAAACGTCGTAAGTTTAATCCTGAAGTCCTCATGGGTCAAGTCCATGACATGGATCCATTGAGGGAACTTGttaacaaaatttatcaaaagaaatttttacttGTGTTGGATGATATATggaatgaaaattataaaaattggaatGACTTTAAAAGCCTTTTAATCGGTGGTGCAAAGGGAAGTAAGATTCTAATAACCACGCGAGTCCAATTGGTTGCAAAGATTACACGTCCTGTTTCAATATATGATCTTAAAGGTCTTTCTAAAGACCattcttggtttttatttgagaaaatagcatttagaaATAGGCAAGAGACCAACAACGCTAAACTAGTAGAAATTGGAACTGAGATTGTAGACAAATGTCAAGGAGTACCCCTTGCCATAGAGTCCATTGGAAatgcattatattttgaaaaaaaagatggGTGGTTAAAGATGAAGGATAAGGTACAAGAAAATGTAATTGAACAGGGAGGTGGTAATACCCTTTCAATTCTAAAGTTGAGTTATGATCATCTTCCATCATATATTAAAGGTTGTTTTGccttttgttctttgtttccTAAATCTTACGAGATTGATAGGATGACATTGATTCAACTATGGATGGCACATGGGTTAATCCAATTGCCTAATAATATAGAGCAATTAGAAGATGTTGCAGATGAGTGCTTCAAGAATCTACTTTGCAGGTCATTTTTTTATAGAGAGTATTATTTGCCACAAGACACATACAGGATGCATGATTTATATCATCATCTTGCACTATCAATTGCAGGGGCTGACTGTAGACTTGActatttggatgaaaaaactcATCATGTATCATTTTCTAGTGTCTCATCTTTTACTAAAAGTTTAAGTTTGGTTAAAGCAAGCAGCCAGGTACGTACAATTCTTTTCACAAATATGTATAAACTTGGTGCGTCAACATTGAGTACACTGATTGAGAGTTTCCCAAGGTTGCGTGCATTAGATTTACATAGATTGGAGATTAAAATAATTCCAAATTCCATAGAGAAGTTAATACATTTGAGGTACTTAGATCTTTCTTTTAATCCTATTAAAACTCTTCCTGATTCTATTACTACATTGTTGAATTTGCATACACTAAAACTtcaaaaatgtagtaatcttgAACAATTGCCTAGGGACATCACAAAATTGGTTAGCCTCAGGCACCTTGATGATAGGGGTTGTTTTAAGTTGAGATTGCCTCAAGGATTACGGAAACTGACTGGTCTTCAGTCATTACCGTTATTCATTGTGAGGAATAATGGTGGACTAGGCGAATTGAATGGGCTAAACAACCTTAGAGGAACACTTGAGATCCaaattttagaacaattggaAGATGCTAACTCAGATTGTGAGGTCAAACATTTAAGGGAGAAGCAACATCTTGAGAAACTGGAATTAACATGGGCTCACCAAGAAAGACATGATGAGATGTTATTAGATAGCCTCCAGCCACAtccaaatctcaaaattttggaaGTGCGGGGTTACACTGGTGTGACATTTTCAAGTTGGCTTTCTTCCATCAAAAATCTTGTTAAAATCACTTTAAGGAGATGTGACAGTTGCAACCACCTGCCACCATTGTCTAAACTCCCATTTCTAGAAAGCTTATGGCTTGATGGAATGAAAGATTTGGAATGCATATCATATCGTGATATAAGTGAGGAAGTTTCTACTTTATCCTTCTTCCCATCGTTAAAATCTCTTTGGATTTGGGAATGCCCTAACTTAAAGGGATGGTGGAGGAGCGCATCAATGACAGATCATCAACAACATCAGCATAACCGGTCACTGCCTTCATTTCcttgtctttcttctttttggatTGATAATTGTCCTAATATGACTTCCATACCCTTGTTTCCTTATCTCGAAGAAGGCCTAAATCTAATTAACGTTAGCTCAAAGCTTTTTCAAGAGATAATACTTccctcttcctcctcttcttcgTCCTCTCATctctccaaattaaaatatatgcGTATAGGAAATCTGCCAGATGGGTTGGTATCAAATCTAATTTCTCTCGAGCGTTTATACATTTCCAATTGCAAGGAGTTAAATCTAGGAAGTGACGTGGACGGAATGGAATGGCGACATCTCAATCGCCTCAGTCATCTGCACATCTTCGGCCTTCTAAAACTGAATTCCTTAGCTGTAGGTCTTCAACACGTTACAACCCTGGAAACGCTCTATATTGAAAATTGTGAGAATCTGAAAACATTGCCTCGGTGGATTGGGAATCTTATCTCACTTAAACGGTTTACAATTTACAACTGTCTCAATCTGAAATCACTGCCTGATGAGATGCGCGATCTCTCGTCTTTACAAATACTGATGATTTTCAAATGTCCCGAGTTACAGAGAAGATGCGAAAAAGAAACCGGTCAGGATTGGGACAAGATCGCACATGTCACTTACG TTATATTACGTACAATGCCTAGATACTCGTAG